Proteins from a genomic interval of Streptococcus oralis:
- the coaA gene encoding type I pantothenate kinase yields the protein MTNEFLHFEKISRHTWQSLHRKTTPPLTEEELESIKSFNDQISLQDVTDVYLPLVHLIHIYKRTKDDLAFSKGIFLQRESKSQPFIIGVSGSVAVGKSTTSRLLQILLSRTVTDATVELVTTDGFLYPNQTLMDQDILNRKGFPESYDMETLLNFLDRLKNGQDVDIPVYSHEVYDIVPEEKQRVKAADFVIVEGINVFQNPQNERLYITDFFDFSIYVDAAVEDIESWYLDRFLKLLSFAQNDPNSYYHRFTQMPIGEVEAFAHQVWTSINLTNLQNYIEPTRNRAEVILHKTKNHEIDEIYLKK from the coding sequence ATGACCAACGAATTTTTACATTTTGAGAAAATCAGCCGCCATACTTGGCAATCATTGCATCGCAAAACAACCCCTCCCTTGACAGAGGAAGAGTTAGAATCCATCAAGAGTTTCAATGACCAGATTAGTCTGCAGGACGTAACGGATGTCTATCTTCCCCTTGTCCATCTTATCCATATTTACAAGCGCACCAAGGATGATTTGGCATTTTCAAAAGGAATTTTCCTCCAACGTGAAAGCAAATCACAGCCTTTTATCATTGGGGTTTCTGGTAGTGTTGCTGTCGGGAAATCAACAACTAGCCGACTTCTGCAAATCCTTCTCTCTCGTACAGTTACTGATGCTACTGTAGAGTTAGTGACAACGGATGGCTTTCTCTATCCCAATCAAACCTTGATGGATCAAGATATATTAAATCGCAAAGGTTTTCCTGAAAGTTATGATATGGAAACCTTGCTGAATTTTCTTGATCGCCTAAAGAACGGGCAAGATGTCGATATTCCTGTCTATTCTCATGAAGTGTATGACATCGTTCCTGAAGAGAAACAACGTGTCAAAGCTGCGGACTTTGTTATTGTTGAAGGCATCAATGTCTTTCAAAACCCTCAAAATGAGCGCCTTTACATCACTGATTTCTTTGATTTTTCCATCTATGTGGATGCTGCTGTCGAGGACATTGAAAGTTGGTATCTGGATCGTTTCTTAAAACTCCTCAGCTTTGCCCAAAATGATCCCAACAGCTACTACCACCGCTTTACGCAAATGCCGATTGGAGAAGTTGAAGCCTTTGCACATCAGGTTTGGACCAGTATTAATCTCACAAATCTACAAAACTATATCGAACCGACAAGGAATCGCGCTGAGGTCATTCTCCACAAGACTAAAAACCATGAAATCGATGAAATTTACCTAAAAAAATAA
- the metG gene encoding methionine--tRNA ligase: protein MSEKNFYITTPIYYPSGKLHIGSAYTTIACDVLARYKRLMGYDVFYLTGLDEHGQKIQQKAEEAGITPQAYVDGMAVGVKELWKLLDISYDKFIRTTDGYHEKVVAQVFERLLAQDDIYLGEYSGWYSVSDEEFFTESQLAEVFRDEAGNVTGGIAPSGHEVEWVSEESYFLRLSKYQDRLVEFFKSHPDFITPDGRLNEMLRNFIEPGLEDLAVSRTTFTWGVPVPSNPKHVVYVWIDALLNYATALGYGQDDHTNFDKFWNGTVFHMVGKDILRFHSIYWPILLMMLDIKLPERLIAHGWFVMKDGKMSKSKGNVVYPEMLVERYGLDPLRYYLMRSLPVGSDGTFTPEDYVGRINYELANDLGNLLNRTVSMINKYFDGKVPAYVEGVTEFDNALAQVAEQSISDYHTHMEAVDYPRALEAVWTLISRTNKYIDETAPWVLAKDEALRDQLASVMSHLAASLRIVAHLIEPFMMETSRAVLTQLGLAEVSSLENLSLADFPAGVTVVAKGTPIFPRLDMEEEIAYIKEQMEGNKPAVEKEWNPDEVELKLNKDEIKFEYFDKVEIRVAEVKEVSKVEGSDKLLQFRLDAGDGEDRQILSGIAKYYPNEQELVGKKVQIVANLKPRKMMKKYVSQGMILSAEHDGKLTLLTVDPAVPNGSMIG, encoded by the coding sequence ATGTCTGAAAAGAATTTTTATATTACAACACCGATTTACTATCCATCTGGTAAACTTCATATCGGTTCTGCCTACACAACTATCGCCTGTGATGTCTTAGCTCGTTACAAACGCCTCATGGGCTATGATGTCTTTTATTTGACAGGCCTTGACGAGCATGGTCAAAAAATCCAGCAAAAAGCGGAAGAAGCTGGCATTACACCTCAAGCTTATGTTGATGGGATGGCAGTTGGAGTCAAAGAACTTTGGAAATTACTAGATATCTCATACGATAAATTTATCCGTACAACTGATGGCTACCATGAAAAAGTAGTGGCTCAGGTCTTTGAACGCTTGCTTGCTCAAGATGATATCTACTTGGGTGAATACTCTGGCTGGTATTCAGTATCAGATGAAGAATTCTTTACAGAAAGCCAACTGGCGGAAGTTTTCCGTGACGAAGCTGGAAATGTGACAGGCGGTATCGCTCCATCAGGTCACGAGGTAGAATGGGTTTCAGAAGAGTCTTATTTTCTTCGCCTCAGCAAATACCAAGACCGTTTGGTTGAATTTTTCAAATCGCACCCTGATTTCATCACTCCAGATGGTCGTCTTAATGAAATGTTGCGTAACTTTATTGAGCCAGGTTTGGAAGACTTAGCGGTTTCTCGTACAACCTTTACCTGGGGTGTTCCAGTCCCATCAAATCCAAAACACGTTGTCTATGTTTGGATCGATGCCCTTCTCAACTATGCGACTGCTCTTGGTTATGGTCAAGACGATCATACTAACTTTGACAAGTTCTGGAACGGAACAGTCTTCCACATGGTCGGAAAAGATATTCTCCGTTTCCACTCAATCTACTGGCCAATCTTGCTCATGATGCTCGATATCAAGTTGCCAGAACGTTTGATTGCCCATGGTTGGTTTGTCATGAAAGACGGCAAGATGTCTAAGTCTAAAGGGAATGTCGTTTACCCTGAAATGCTAGTAGAACGTTATGGACTGGATCCACTTCGTTACTACCTCATGCGTAGCCTCCCAGTCGGTTCAGATGGAACCTTTACTCCTGAGGACTATGTAGGCCGTATCAACTATGAATTGGCAAATGACCTAGGAAACCTCCTCAACCGTACGGTTTCCATGATTAATAAGTATTTTGATGGAAAAGTTCCAGCCTATGTAGAAGGTGTGACTGAATTTGACAATGCTCTTGCTCAAGTAGCAGAGCAATCTATCTCTGACTACCATACACACATGGAAGCAGTTGACTACCCACGTGCACTTGAAGCAGTCTGGACTCTTATTTCACGTACTAACAAATACATTGATGAGACTGCTCCATGGGTCTTGGCTAAGGATGAAGCTCTTCGTGACCAATTAGCAAGTGTGATGAGCCACTTGGCAGCTAGCCTTCGTATTGTAGCTCACTTGATTGAGCCATTTATGATGGAAACCAGTCGTGCAGTCTTGACTCAACTTGGTCTAGCAGAAGTTTCTAGCCTTGAGAACTTGAGCTTGGCTGATTTCCCTGCAGGTGTGACAGTAGTTGCCAAAGGAACACCAATCTTCCCACGTCTGGACATGGAAGAAGAGATTGCCTATATCAAGGAACAAATGGAAGGCAACAAACCAGCAGTCGAAAAAGAATGGAATCCGGATGAAGTTGAACTCAAACTCAACAAGGATGAAATCAAGTTTGAATACTTTGATAAGGTTGAAATCCGTGTCGCAGAAGTCAAAGAAGTTTCCAAAGTAGAAGGTTCTGATAAGTTGCTTCAATTCCGATTAGATGCTGGTGATGGCGAAGACCGTCAAATCCTCTCAGGAATAGCTAAATACTATCCAAACGAACAAGAATTGGTCGGCAAGAAAGTTCAAATCGTTGCCAATCTCAAACCTCGTAAGATGATGAAAAAATATGTCAGCCAAGGGATGATTCTCTCAGCTGAACATGATGGCAAACTAACCCTTCTCACAGTTGATCCAGCTGTACCAAACGGAAGTATGATTGGGTAA
- a CDS encoding class I SAM-dependent methyltransferase translates to MSKMYYAENPDAAHDIHELRVELLGEKMTFLTDAGVFSKKMVDFGSQLLLKCLEVNKGETVLDVGCGYGPLGLSLTKAYGVQATMVDINNRALDLARQNAERNKVEATIFQSNIYEQVEGKFDHVISNPPIRAGKQVVHEIIEKSRDFLKDGGDLTIVIQKKQGAPSAKSKMEDVFGNCEIVKKDKGYYILRSVKE, encoded by the coding sequence ATGAGTAAAATGTATTATGCAGAAAATCCTGACGCTGCTCACGACATACATGAGTTGAGAGTGGAGTTGTTGGGAGAAAAAATGACCTTTTTGACGGATGCGGGTGTTTTTAGCAAGAAAATGGTTGACTTTGGGAGTCAGCTTTTATTGAAGTGTCTGGAGGTTAACAAAGGAGAAACGGTCCTTGATGTGGGTTGTGGATATGGGCCTTTGGGCTTGTCCTTGACCAAGGCTTATGGAGTTCAGGCAACCATGGTTGATATCAATAATCGTGCTCTAGACTTGGCTCGACAAAATGCTGAACGAAATAAAGTAGAAGCAACGATTTTCCAATCCAATATCTATGAACAAGTTGAAGGGAAATTTGACCATGTTATTTCTAATCCGCCTATTCGAGCGGGTAAACAAGTTGTTCATGAGATTATCGAAAAGAGCAGAGATTTCTTGAAAGATGGAGGTGATTTAACCATTGTCATTCAGAAAAAGCAAGGTGCTCCGAGTGCTAAAAGTAAGATGGAAGACGTTTTTGGAAATTGTGAAATCGTAAAGAAAGATAAGGGATACTATATCCTTAGAAGTGTGAAAGAATGA
- a CDS encoding DNA topology modulation protein, with the protein MKIAIIGYSGAGKSTLAENLSNYYSIPKLHMDTLQFQPGWQDSDRDWMKAEMKNFLTNHSDWVIDGNYSWCCYEERMEQADQIIFLNFSPWTCLFRAFKRYLTYRGKVRESMAAGCPERFDWDFIRWILWDGRSKSAKERYKGIQETYPEKVILLRSQKEIDHFLDNLAYNKKNQRT; encoded by the coding sequence ATGAAAATCGCAATCATCGGCTATTCTGGAGCTGGTAAGTCAACTCTAGCTGAGAACTTATCTAACTACTACTCCATACCCAAACTGCATATGGACACCCTCCAATTTCAACCAGGCTGGCAAGACAGTGATCGTGATTGGATGAAAGCCGAGATGAAAAACTTCCTCACTAATCACTCAGACTGGGTCATCGACGGCAACTACTCTTGGTGCTGCTATGAGGAAAGGATGGAGCAAGCTGACCAAATCATCTTTCTCAATTTTTCACCATGGACTTGTCTCTTTCGAGCCTTTAAACGGTATCTCACATACCGAGGCAAGGTCAGAGAAAGTATGGCTGCAGGTTGCCCCGAACGCTTTGACTGGGACTTTATCCGATGGATTCTCTGGGATGGGCGGAGCAAATCCGCTAAGGAACGCTACAAGGGGATTCAAGAAACCTATCCAGAGAAAGTAATTCTCCTCCGGTCTCAAAAGGAGATAGACCACTTCTTAGATAATCTCGCATATAACAAGAAAAACCAACGTACCTAA
- a CDS encoding ABC transporter permease — protein sequence MENLKFAFSSIMAHKMRSFLTMIGIIIGVSSVVVIMALGDSMSRQVNKNMTKSQKNIQVFFSPIKSKDGSFTQKQSSLTLSSREDTAYVVPPKTQEAWVKEAAKVKGVDSYFVTNSINVTLTYKDKKVEQASLTGGNMTYMAATENEIIAGRSLREQDYRDFASVILLDEELAKSLFDSPQAALNQIISVNNFHYRVIGVYTSTEAKTAKAFGIGGLPITTNISLAANFNTDEISNIVFRVNDTSLTQTLGPELARKLTEIAGLQQGEYQVADATAAFQEVQQLFGFMTTIISAIAGISLFVGGTGVMNIMLVSVTERTREIGLRKALGATRANILVQFLIESMILTLLGGVIGLGIAAGMTMLAGVLLQNMIAGIEVGVSLPIALFSLAVSASVGMIFGVLPANKASKLDPIEALRYE from the coding sequence ATGGAAAATCTAAAATTTGCTTTTTCATCGATTATGGCACACAAGATGCGTTCATTTTTGACGATGATTGGGATTATTATAGGAGTATCTTCAGTCGTTGTTATCATGGCTCTGGGAGACTCTATGTCTCGTCAGGTCAATAAAAATATGACCAAATCTCAGAAAAATATTCAGGTCTTCTTCTCGCCTATTAAAAGTAAGGATGGCTCTTTTACCCAAAAACAATCTTCTCTAACACTGTCTAGTCGAGAAGATACAGCTTATGTTGTTCCACCCAAAACACAGGAAGCATGGGTTAAGGAAGCCGCTAAAGTAAAAGGTGTAGATAGTTACTTTGTGACGAATAGTATAAATGTTACTCTGACTTATAAAGATAAAAAAGTTGAACAGGCTAGTTTAACAGGTGGTAATATGACTTATATGGCTGCCACTGAAAATGAAATAATCGCTGGTAGGAGTCTAAGAGAACAAGATTACAGAGATTTTGCAAGTGTTATCTTACTTGATGAAGAATTGGCTAAAAGTCTTTTTGATTCACCACAGGCAGCTCTTAATCAGATAATTTCAGTTAATAACTTTCATTATCGAGTTATTGGAGTATATACAAGTACTGAAGCTAAAACTGCTAAAGCCTTTGGGATTGGTGGTCTTCCAATTACGACCAATATCTCTCTAGCAGCCAATTTTAATACTGATGAAATCTCGAACATCGTCTTTCGTGTCAATGATACTAGTCTAACGCAGACCTTGGGACCAGAGTTGGCTCGAAAATTGACTGAGATTGCTGGTCTTCAGCAAGGGGAGTACCAAGTTGCGGACGCAACTGCCGCTTTCCAAGAGGTACAACAACTATTTGGTTTTATGACAACCATTATCAGTGCCATCGCAGGAATCTCTCTCTTTGTTGGGGGAACTGGTGTTATGAATATCATGCTGGTTTCGGTGACAGAACGCACGCGTGAGATTGGTCTGCGGAAAGCTCTCGGTGCTACACGGGCTAATATCTTGGTACAGTTTTTGATTGAATCCATGATCTTGACCTTGTTGGGTGGTGTCATCGGTCTTGGAATTGCTGCTGGAATGACCATGTTAGCCGGAGTACTGCTTCAAAACATGATTGCAGGTATCGAAGTTGGGGTTTCCCTCCCAATTGCTCTCTTTAGCTTGGCTGTATCAGCCAGCGTTGGTATGATATTCGGAGTTCTACCAGCCAATAAAGCGTCTAAGCTTGATCCGATCGAAGCCCTTCGTTATGAATAA
- the rpsT gene encoding 30S ribosomal protein S20 has protein sequence MANIKSAIKRAELNVKQNEKNSAQKSAMRTAIKAFEANPSEELFRAASSAIDKAETKGLIHKNKASRDKARLSAKLAK, from the coding sequence TTGGCAAACATTAAATCAGCTATCAAACGCGCTGAATTGAACGTTAAACAAAACGAAAAAAACTCAGCTCAAAAATCAGCTATGCGTACTGCTATCAAAGCTTTCGAAGCAAACCCTTCTGAAGAACTTTTCCGTGCTGCTAGCTCAGCTATCGACAAAGCAGAAACTAAAGGTTTGATTCATAAAAACAAAGCAAGCCGCGATAAAGCTCGTCTTTCAGCTAAACTTGCTAAATAA